Genomic DNA from Planktomarina temperata RCA23:
TTCTGCAAGATCCAGATCTCTCGGATGGTGACCGGCCAAAATATGCGCGGATCATCGAGGATGAAACCCAAAGATTGACCCGGTTGTTGGATGATCTTTTGGACCTTTCTGTGCTGGAGAATGGTCAGGTCTCACTGGAGCTTCGCCAAGCACGGTTGCGCGATATATTGGATCGTGCGGAGGCCTCGGCCAATGTGGAGCAGCATATAAGGATCCGCCGAAGCGCTGGGCGTGAGGACATTTCGATCCTCACAGACCCCGATCGTTTGACCCAAGTATTTATCAACCTCATGTCAAATGCCGCGAAATATTGCGAGGCGCAGCGGCCAGAGTTGATCGTCAGTGTCAGCGAGACGCCCGCGGCCATAACCGTGGACTTTATCGACAATGGCGCCGGGGTCGATAAGGCCAATCAGGATATGATTTTCGAGAAATTTGCCCGCGCCTCAGATCATTCAAAAGCTGGCGGCGCGGGGCTTGGTCTGGCGATTTGCCGGGAGATTGTCAGCAACTTGGGAGGGCAGATTTCCTATCTGCCGGGCCAGCGCGGCGCGGCGTTTCGGGTCAGTCTTCCGCGCGATTAAGCGCCAGCATCTCCAGCTGTGGCCGCAGATGGGCCAATTGATACCCGGCTTGGGTGGTGGCGTCCAAAATGGTATCGGTCGCGATGCGCCCGGCTTGGGCAAAGGCCCAAACAATGCTGCAACGATTGCCCGAGGCGCAATAGGCAAAGACGGGGCTTGGCAGTTGCGCCAAAAGCTCCGCTTGCCGCTCTATCTTATCGGGGCCGAAGCTTGACGGATCGAAAACATTTTCCGCAAATTCCATGCCGGCGGCTTCGACGGCGGCCTTAATGGCCTCGATTTGGCGGGGTTCAGGATTTTCTTGATCTGGGCGATTGCATATCACAGATTTGAAACCTGCCTGCATGATGCTTGGCACATCCGAGACCTCTATTTGTGGTGATACGGAATAATCGTCGGAAAGGGTGTTAATCTGCATGGCTGTGGGGTCCTCGTTTTTGGTATGTCTTAAAGGGCGCGGGGAGTCACAGCATGATGCCAATCACCACCATCATCAGCCCAATTGCAGAGCACCCCATGGCGCCCAGGTTCCAAGCTACGGCCGATTGAAGCTGCAGTTTCATTTGTTCGTCGCTGAGACCTTGTTTCTTCGCCCGCATTATCCGTGCGATGGTGTAAAATAGCAGGCCAAGTCCGATAAAGGTCACGACAATCCCCGGGATGATGAGCCAATCCATAGTCTACTCCGAAAACTTTAAATTTGCGCCACAGTCGCGAAGGAAGGCGGCTTGTGCAAGTCGAAAACGAAGGGTATCGCTGCACAATCACTTATTACAATGGAGTCCCCCATGTTAGAAATCGACAGCAGCTATCGCGTCACGGCCGATGAATTGCGGCAGTTCATAGAACGTATTGAGCGTTTGGATGCCGAAAAAAAAGATCTGGCAGAACAACAAAAAGAAGTGATGGCAGAGGCCAAGGGCCGTGGGTATGACACCAAAGTCATGCGCAAACTCATCACCCTGCGCAAGCGGGACCAAAATGATATTGCCGAAGAAGAAGCTATTTTGGAAATGTATAAAGAAGCCTTGGGCATGTGAGTGCGCGGCTGGCCCTCAAAGGGCCGGCTCAATCACTTCAACATCTCCGCGTGAGATGATGGCATTCACATCTTCATCATATAGGTCAGACAGGCGGTTGAGCAGATCATCCGTCCAGCCGGGCAGGGTGATTTCTTCCTCCACCGCCGCCGGATTGGCATAATGCTCCAAAAAAGCCGCTAAGACTCGTTGCCGTTCTTTTTCTGAGTTGGGCGGATTGGCCTTGAAATAGTTTTGCATTTTTTGAGTGCCAATTTCCGTCAACAAAGACCCAATCAGATCATAGCCAGCCTTTAACGGTTCTTCTGCATCTATTCCAATTAGGTGACGCAGGATTTTGGGCCAAATAAAGGGTGTATCCTCGTTGCACCAAGCTGTGATCTGCGCATTTGGCAAGACAGTGCGCATGCGATGGATCAAACCGGACCATTGAACCACAGTGGGCGCGGCCCCCGCCATAAAGCGCTGAAACGACCGTCCGTGAGATTTGCCATAAGCCGCTGGAATAAAGGTGCCGGGATCACGCATGCACAGTGACAGTTCAATGTCATGGCCTTGGAACAAACTGCCAAAGGCCTGGAGCTTTTCCACCACCAAAGCATAGAAATCTCCGCCCTCGAAAATTCGGTTTGGCACGCAGATGAAATTTGCATTGGTCAAAATCACCCGCTCAGCATCTGAATCGCCCAGAATATCGGCCAAAAGTTCCTCTCCCGACATATCCGGGCGTGCGCCCTTGGCCATGGCTTGCAGGTTTTCTCGAATGACATTTCGATATTTGCGCGGGTGGGGCAGGGCGACCTGATTCTGGACAAGCGCGGCTTTGTTCTTCACAAGCGAAGCGTGCAGGGCATCTTGGTCTGTGCAATGGGCGCCAATATGATAAACAATTTGCATCGAAATATGCTGCCTTGGAAATAAGTCTGAGCGGACAGAGTATAGGCAACCGTTTATAAATATAAAACAGCCGAAATCAAAAATGAGGGCTTCGTGGCAGAAAAATTAAAGAAACGCGCGGGATTGGGCAGATGGCTTGCATTGGCCATTGCTGGCTGTGTGCTCTTGCCGATTGTTTCGATTGCTTGGATGGGCTTTGGCAGCGATGGCGCGCGCTGGGCGCATCTTTTGGCCACGGTGTTTCCGCGGTATTTGAGCAATAGCCTCTCGCTGATGTTGGGCGTTGGTGCTGTTAGTCTGCTCCTCGGCACATCTTTGGCTTATTTGATTACGCATCTCGAGTTTCCAGGGCGCAAATGGGTGCAATACGGGTTGTTTCTCCCGCTGGCGATGCCCTCTTTCGTGGCCGCATACGCTTGGGTAGATGTCTTGGAATATGCCGGTCCGCTGCAAACAACTTTGCGTGATCTGGCTGGATGGTCTTCGGTTCGGGACTATTGGTTTCCCAATATTCGCTCGTTGCCTGGCGCAATATTCGTGCTGTCTTTGACACTCTACCCTTACGTGTATCTTCTGGCCCGAGCGGCATTCCGCGAGCTGCCGGCCAGCGGTCAGGATGTCGCCCGTTCACTTGGCTTGGGGCATATGCGGCAATTTTTGCGCGTGAGCCTCCCACAAGCGCGCCCTGCCATTGCCGCTGGAACAGCCATAGTCATGATGGAAACCTTAAACGATTTCGGGACAGTAGATTATTTTGCCGTGCAGACTCTCACCACGGGCATTTTTTCGATTTGGTTGGAAAGCTATGACCCGGGGGGCGCGGCGCAATTGGCAGTGCTGGCCGCCTTGATTGTGGCGGGCTTGCTTGGGGTCGAGAAAATTGGCCGCCGCCGCGCGCGCTTTCACAAATCGGGTCGTCAATTGGCCCCGATCCAGCCGCAACCTCTGTCCTCGCGGCAGGGGGCCGCCGTGCTGCTCTATTGCTTGGTTCCTATGGGGTTGGGATTTTTAATTCCATTGATGGTTCTGGTGGCGCCTGTCGTGTCGGATCTGAGCCTTTGGAGCGACACCGGCCTTTGGCGCGCGGCGGCGCACAGCTTGGCTTTGGGTGGCGCAAGCGCTGGATTGGTCGTAACGCTCGCCACTGTTATGGTTTTGGGATTGCAGAAAACCCCGGCGGCATGGAGAAAATCTTTGCTGACCCTGACGACTGTGGGCTACGCCTTTCCTGGTGCCGTCCTCGGTTTGGGGATATTGATTCCCTTGGCTACGTTTGACAATTGGCTGGCAGACCTCGTTTTTGCGACCTTCCGTCGCGATCCCGGCCTCCTTCTCACCGGGAGTGCGGGCGCATTGATCGTTGCCTATTGCGTCCGCTTTTTCGCGATTGGTGTTGGGGCTGCTGAGGCCGGCTTGGCCGCGATCTCAACCAATATCCCACTGGCCGCAAGCACATTGGGGCGCGGGCCAAAAGATGTTTTAGTAAATATATATCAACCGCTTATGCGGGGAAGTCTGGCATCTGCTATGGTGCTTGTCTTTGT
This window encodes:
- a CDS encoding TIGR01244 family sulfur transferase, whose product is MQINTLSDDYSVSPQIEVSDVPSIMQAGFKSVICNRPDQENPEPRQIEAIKAAVEAAGMEFAENVFDPSSFGPDKIERQAELLAQLPSPVFAYCASGNRCSIVWAFAQAGRIATDTILDATTQAGYQLAHLRPQLEMLALNRAED
- a CDS encoding DUF2312 domain-containing protein — encoded protein: MLEIDSSYRVTADELRQFIERIERLDAEKKDLAEQQKEVMAEAKGRGYDTKVMRKLITLRKRDQNDIAEEEAILEMYKEALGM
- a CDS encoding ABC transporter permease encodes the protein MAEKLKKRAGLGRWLALAIAGCVLLPIVSIAWMGFGSDGARWAHLLATVFPRYLSNSLSLMLGVGAVSLLLGTSLAYLITHLEFPGRKWVQYGLFLPLAMPSFVAAYAWVDVLEYAGPLQTTLRDLAGWSSVRDYWFPNIRSLPGAIFVLSLTLYPYVYLLARAAFRELPASGQDVARSLGLGHMRQFLRVSLPQARPAIAAGTAIVMMETLNDFGTVDYFAVQTLTTGIFSIWLESYDPGGAAQLAVLAALIVAGLLGVEKIGRRRARFHKSGRQLAPIQPQPLSSRQGAAVLLYCLVPMGLGFLIPLMVLVAPVVSDLSLWSDTGLWRAAAHSLALGGASAGLVVTLATVMVLGLQKTPAAWRKSLLTLTTVGYAFPGAVLGLGILIPLATFDNWLADLVFATFRRDPGLLLTGSAGALIVAYCVRFFAIGVGAAEAGLAAISTNIPLAASTLGRGPKDVLVNIYQPLMRGSLASAMVLVFVDTVKELPATLLLRPFNFDTLSTHVYAQASLENFHGSTPAALLIITLSLGAIFLLAKAHR